The following proteins are co-located in the Flammeovirga kamogawensis genome:
- a CDS encoding ribonucleoside-diphosphate reductase subunit alpha, translating to MSEINTAPEVSQLDPHPKWMTSEGLQTLKNGYLLEGETVRDAVTRISKSAAAKLKRPDFEKRFFDAIWNNYLCPASPVWSNMGTERGLPISCFGSYVPDSIAGIGSTLAEVMMMSKIGGGTSINVSDVRPRGAEITNNGTSNGVYPFLEMFDSVINGTNQGNTRRGMLAAYLDVEHADIDEFLTIKDVGKSIQNIFMGVSVSDNFIQKVKEGDRRSREVWAKVLKSRIEKGIPYILYKDNANNQRPRWYKDQNMEIKASNLCSEIMLPSSEDESFVCCLSSLNLVRYDEWKDTDLVETATFFLDAVMEEFIEKATGIEHMERAVNFAKNHRALGLGVLGWHSFLQKKKIPFVGIAADSWTRIIFKQIKEQSIRASEKLAVAYGEPKVMMDTGRRNTTLLTVAPTTSNALIAGGYSTGIEPIASNYYVMDSAKGAFTRKNKQLEELLDEKGLNTSDVWKQILADGGSVQNIGGLTEEEKELFLTFKEINQMQIVRQAALRQTFLDQSQSLNLNFPPTTSVKDINSVMLEAHALGVKTLYYQRSESILRTQMNVTQDTCVSCEG from the coding sequence ATGTCAGAAATTAACACTGCACCGGAAGTTTCACAATTAGATCCTCACCCAAAATGGATGACAAGCGAAGGCTTGCAAACACTAAAAAATGGTTATTTATTAGAAGGTGAAACAGTACGAGATGCTGTTACACGTATTTCTAAATCTGCTGCTGCTAAATTAAAACGTCCTGATTTCGAGAAGAGATTCTTTGATGCTATATGGAATAATTATTTATGTCCAGCTTCACCTGTATGGTCTAATATGGGTACAGAAAGAGGATTGCCAATTAGTTGTTTTGGTAGTTATGTACCAGATAGTATTGCAGGTATTGGTTCTACACTAGCCGAGGTAATGATGATGTCTAAAATTGGAGGAGGTACTTCAATTAACGTTTCAGATGTTCGTCCACGTGGTGCTGAAATTACAAATAACGGAACAAGTAATGGTGTATATCCTTTCTTAGAGATGTTTGATTCTGTAATTAATGGAACAAACCAAGGGAATACACGTAGAGGTATGCTTGCCGCTTATTTAGATGTTGAACATGCTGATATTGATGAGTTTTTGACAATTAAGGATGTCGGGAAATCAATCCAAAATATTTTTATGGGCGTTTCTGTTTCTGATAACTTTATCCAAAAAGTTAAAGAAGGTGATAGAAGAAGCCGTGAGGTTTGGGCAAAAGTTTTAAAGTCTCGTATAGAGAAGGGTATACCTTACATTCTTTATAAAGACAATGCAAACAACCAACGCCCAAGATGGTATAAAGATCAGAATATGGAGATTAAAGCTTCAAATTTATGTTCTGAAATTATGCTTCCATCGAGTGAAGATGAATCATTTGTTTGTTGTTTATCTTCTTTAAATTTAGTGCGTTACGACGAGTGGAAAGATACTGATTTAGTAGAAACAGCAACTTTCTTTTTGGATGCCGTAATGGAAGAATTCATTGAGAAAGCAACAGGAATTGAGCATATGGAAAGAGCAGTTAATTTTGCTAAAAACCATAGAGCTTTAGGTCTTGGTGTTTTAGGCTGGCACAGTTTCTTACAAAAGAAAAAGATTCCATTTGTTGGTATTGCAGCAGATTCTTGGACTAGAATTATATTCAAGCAAATTAAAGAACAATCTATTAGAGCATCTGAGAAATTAGCAGTAGCTTATGGCGAACCTAAAGTAATGATGGATACTGGTAGAAGAAATACTACATTACTAACTGTTGCTCCAACAACTTCTAATGCTTTAATAGCTGGAGGATACAGTACAGGTATTGAGCCAATTGCTAGTAACTACTATGTAATGGATTCAGCAAAAGGAGCATTTACACGTAAAAACAAGCAATTAGAAGAATTACTTGATGAGAAAGGATTGAATACATCCGATGTTTGGAAACAAATTCTAGCAGATGGAGGTTCGGTACAAAATATTGGAGGTTTAACTGAGGAAGAGAAAGAATTGTTCTTAACGTTTAAAGAAATTAATCAAATGCAGATTGTACGTCAGGCTGCATTAAGACAAACATTCTTAGACCAATCTCAGAGTTTAAATCTTAATTTCCCACCAACAACATCTGTAAAAGATATAAATTCAGTAATGTTAGAAGCTCACGCTTTAGGAGTGAAAACATTATATTACCAAAGAAGTGAAAGTATACTGAGAACACAAATGAATGTGACTCAAGATACATGTGTTTCTTGTGAAGGTTAG
- a CDS encoding ribonucleotide-diphosphate reductase subunit beta → MSLLDKRVAYKPFEYPKAQEFIDAIHQTFWIHSEVNFDADIQQFKTNLSDHEREVIGNILKTFAQTETNVQDDFWGVVGQYIPKPEIAAMAITFAENEARHASAYARLNELLDLDNFEEFLEDETAMERLEMLSKVTVDETGKPSPTDLLQSIAIFSCFTENVNLFSQFAILLSFKKFKNELKGIGNIIKWSAKDENSHARAGMWLYNTLISEYSELNTPELQERIYEAAKISHDVEVRLLNGIFEKGEMPFLPVNQLIHFMRDRLNKSLTEIGLKAIFEVDQEVLKEMQWFDEEVFGHAHDDFFAVRPTEYTKKSQSVTADDLF, encoded by the coding sequence ATGAGTTTATTAGATAAACGAGTTGCTTACAAACCTTTTGAATACCCAAAAGCACAAGAATTTATAGATGCAATCCATCAAACTTTCTGGATACATTCAGAAGTAAATTTTGATGCGGATATTCAACAATTCAAAACAAATCTTTCAGATCATGAAAGAGAAGTTATTGGAAATATTTTAAAAACATTTGCTCAAACTGAAACAAATGTTCAAGATGATTTTTGGGGTGTTGTAGGGCAATATATACCTAAGCCAGAAATTGCAGCAATGGCAATTACTTTTGCTGAAAATGAAGCAAGACATGCTTCGGCATATGCTCGTTTAAATGAACTTCTAGATCTTGATAATTTCGAGGAATTCCTTGAGGATGAGACAGCAATGGAACGTTTAGAAATGCTTTCTAAAGTAACTGTTGATGAAACAGGGAAACCATCGCCAACAGACTTATTACAAAGTATTGCTATATTTTCTTGTTTTACTGAGAATGTAAACCTTTTCTCTCAGTTTGCAATATTACTATCCTTTAAAAAGTTCAAAAACGAACTAAAAGGAATTGGTAATATAATTAAGTGGAGTGCAAAAGATGAAAATTCACATGCCCGTGCAGGAATGTGGTTGTACAATACTTTAATTTCTGAATATTCAGAATTGAATACACCAGAATTACAAGAACGTATTTACGAAGCAGCAAAAATATCACACGATGTTGAAGTGCGTTTATTAAATGGAATTTTTGAGAAAGGAGAGATGCCTTTCTTACCAGTAAATCAATTGATCCATTTTATGCGTGATAGACTTAATAAAAGTCTTACTGAAATAGGATTAAAAGCAATTTTTGAAGTAGATCAAGAAGTACTTAAAGAAATGCAATGGTTTGACGAAGAAGTATTCGGACATGCTCATGACGACTTCTTTGCAGTACGACCTACAGAATATACTAAAAAGTCTCAATCTGTAACAGCAGACGACTTATTTTAA
- a CDS encoding DUF748 domain-containing protein: MNKRFKTPLITGAILLVIFVLLRYIIPSLGLDYFNKNSKELIGRQSTIELLDLNIFTGELSISNFRLFEADDTTKFIGLDSLYLDIELTDLVKRELLLTELKLVHPYGKVIQNNDSFNFDDLIERYATSDSIVIEEPTVTDEEEPFIGYTIRNISIDDGFVEFEDLAKNETFNLKGVGIGIPEITWSNDQTLVDFGFDLDNGGSFAFKADYNIKTNEYELDFDLQQLRINKLTNYLNDYLELKSIDGYANATLNIVGDADHVTDVLVKGEASIDSLVILDTLSQKVFAVDKALSVFKSIDVASNEFKFELLKMEHPYMRFDLHENTNNLFQFFKLDEETQEVEVEENGTVADDLPELKYHIDSIAIIGGEMLYRDQRIPRKEYKYVVSDVNVYNGVIGSEEKVWAFHSTGTLNKRGKLKADLSIEPNNFYNVTVDYVIENFQIQDFSFFSNIYTGYPIFKGAMTYYGHTDIKENKLVSENKIKIEDFELGRKADGSYAYGLPLRFAVFLLKDKNGDIILDVPVKGSLDDPKFRVGRIVWQVIKNVCNKVIAAPFKALAGIFKVDEDDLKDIKFKHYTDTLLTAKHIKQLKTIKKVHDKKPELQVKLVQFVDRHNEKENLVQQYAEDQYSIATSTSSIKQVAADPIDFRTYLMNNLYARMDSSLVTVDSTSSIEEVCWLFVGEDKADSLETRILATRQRILVDYIADELPEIKDAVSIKTAKETEGSNVGSLPLFDLEYSIEDM; encoded by the coding sequence ATGAACAAACGTTTCAAAACTCCATTAATAACCGGAGCAATACTACTCGTAATCTTTGTTTTATTACGCTACATAATACCTAGTTTAGGACTAGACTATTTCAATAAAAACAGTAAAGAATTAATTGGGAGGCAAAGTACAATAGAACTACTTGACCTAAATATTTTTACAGGAGAATTGTCAATTTCCAATTTCAGACTATTTGAAGCCGATGATACAACAAAGTTTATTGGTCTAGACTCACTTTATTTAGATATTGAGTTAACAGATTTAGTTAAAAGAGAGCTTCTACTTACAGAATTAAAATTAGTTCACCCTTATGGAAAAGTGATTCAGAATAACGACTCATTTAATTTTGATGATTTAATTGAGCGTTATGCAACATCTGATTCTATCGTTATTGAAGAACCAACTGTAACTGATGAAGAAGAGCCTTTTATTGGATATACAATCAGAAATATTTCTATTGATGACGGTTTTGTTGAATTTGAAGATTTGGCAAAAAACGAAACATTCAATCTTAAAGGAGTAGGTATTGGTATTCCAGAAATTACATGGTCAAACGATCAAACATTGGTTGATTTTGGTTTTGATTTGGACAACGGAGGTTCTTTTGCTTTTAAAGCAGATTATAATATCAAGACCAATGAGTATGAACTCGATTTTGATTTACAGCAATTAAGAATTAATAAGTTAACTAATTATCTAAACGATTATTTAGAACTTAAATCAATCGATGGGTACGCGAATGCTACCTTAAATATTGTAGGAGATGCAGATCATGTTACTGATGTTTTGGTAAAAGGAGAGGCAAGTATTGATAGTTTAGTAATATTAGATACGCTTTCACAAAAAGTATTTGCTGTAGATAAAGCACTCTCTGTATTTAAATCAATTGATGTTGCTAGTAATGAGTTTAAGTTTGAGTTGTTAAAAATGGAGCACCCATATATGCGCTTCGATTTACACGAAAACACAAATAACCTCTTTCAGTTTTTTAAATTAGACGAGGAAACACAAGAGGTAGAAGTAGAAGAAAATGGAACTGTTGCAGATGACCTTCCTGAATTGAAATATCATATTGATTCGATTGCAATTATTGGTGGTGAGATGCTTTATAGAGATCAGCGAATTCCTAGAAAAGAATACAAATATGTCGTTTCTGATGTGAATGTTTATAATGGTGTTATAGGTTCAGAAGAGAAGGTTTGGGCATTTCATTCTACAGGTACTTTAAATAAAAGAGGGAAGTTAAAAGCTGATTTAAGTATAGAACCTAACAACTTCTATAATGTAACGGTTGATTATGTAATTGAGAATTTTCAAATTCAAGATTTTAGTTTCTTCTCAAATATCTATACTGGCTACCCAATATTTAAAGGAGCAATGACGTATTACGGCCATACAGATATTAAAGAAAATAAATTAGTAAGTGAGAATAAAATAAAAATCGAAGACTTTGAATTAGGACGCAAAGCAGATGGATCTTATGCTTACGGTTTACCTTTAAGGTTTGCAGTTTTCTTATTAAAAGATAAAAACGGAGATATAATTTTAGATGTTCCCGTTAAAGGTTCGTTAGATGACCCTAAGTTTAGAGTAGGTAGAATTGTTTGGCAGGTAATTAAAAACGTATGTAATAAAGTAATTGCAGCTCCTTTTAAAGCATTGGCAGGTATTTTTAAAGTTGATGAAGATGACTTAAAAGATATAAAGTTTAAACATTATACAGATACTTTACTGACAGCTAAGCATATAAAACAACTTAAGACAATAAAGAAGGTACATGATAAAAAGCCTGAACTTCAAGTGAAACTTGTTCAATTTGTAGACCGCCATAACGAGAAAGAAAATTTAGTACAGCAATATGCAGAAGATCAATATTCTATAGCAACAAGTACGAGTTCTATTAAGCAAGTAGCTGCAGATCCTATTGATTTTAGGACATATCTTATGAATAACCTCTATGCAAGAATGGATTCTTCTTTGGTAACAGTTGATTCAACATCTAGTATAGAAGAAGTTTGTTGGTTATTTGTAGGAGAAGATAAGGCAGATTCTTTAGAAACAAGGATACTAGCCACACGTCAAAGAATTTTAGTTGATTACATAGCAGATGAATTACCTGAGATTAAAGACGCTGTAAGTATAAAGACAGCAAAAGAAACAGAAGGGAGCAATGTTGGGAGTCTTCCTTTATTTGATCTTGAATATTCTATTGAGGATATGTAA